The uncultured Desulfuromonas sp. genome has a segment encoding these proteins:
- a CDS encoding alpha-E domain-containing protein gives MLSRVANAIYWLNRYIERAENVARFIDANYHMTLDIPDNASDQWQPLINTTGDHELFKELYGEATRESAIEFLAFDRNNSNSIYSCVRAARENARSIREYISSEMWEQLNTFYLMMNTAARESSMDLPHQFFVDIMNASHTFIGITESTMTHGEGWNFGRMGRMLERADKTSRILDVKYFILLPSVDYVGSPYDNILWAALLRSASAFEMYRKRHGRIDPKKIVDFLLLERNFPRSIHYCLATAMTSMSLITGSLRGTYANRAEQELGRLMTEFQYASLKEIFDYGLHEYLDNTQTRVNEVGAAIHDVFFDIEIEA, from the coding sequence ATGCTGAGTCGCGTTGCCAATGCCATTTACTGGTTAAACCGTTATATCGAACGCGCCGAAAACGTCGCCCGTTTTATCGACGCCAACTACCACATGACCCTGGATATCCCCGACAACGCCAGTGATCAGTGGCAGCCGTTGATCAACACCACCGGCGACCATGAGCTGTTCAAGGAACTGTACGGCGAAGCCACGCGTGAAAGCGCCATTGAATTCCTCGCTTTCGATCGCAACAACAGCAACTCGATCTACTCCTGCGTGCGCGCGGCACGGGAAAATGCCCGTTCCATCCGCGAGTACATCAGTTCGGAGATGTGGGAGCAGCTCAACACCTTCTACCTGATGATGAATACGGCGGCGCGCGAATCGTCCATGGATTTGCCGCATCAGTTCTTCGTCGACATCATGAATGCCAGCCACACCTTTATCGGCATCACCGAGTCGACCATGACCCATGGTGAAGGCTGGAATTTCGGCCGCATGGGGCGCATGCTGGAACGCGCCGACAAGACGTCGCGGATTCTCGATGTCAAATATTTCATCCTGCTGCCGTCGGTGGATTATGTCGGCAGCCCGTATGACAACATCCTGTGGGCGGCGCTGCTGCGCTCGGCCAGTGCCTTTGAGATGTACCGCAAACGCCACGGCCGCATCGATCCGAAGAAGATCGTCGATTTCCTGCTCTTGGAGCGAAACTTTCCCCGCTCCATCCACTACTGTCTGGCCACGGCCATGACCTCCATGAGCCTGATCACCGGCAGCTTGCGCGGCACCTATGCCAACCGCGCTGAACAGGAGCTGGGCCGTCTGATGACGGAATTCCAGTATGCGTCGCTCAAAGAGATTTTTGACTACGGTCTGCATGAATATCTCGACAACACCCAGACCCGTGTCAATGAGGTCGGCGCGGCCATCCACGATGTCTTTTTCGATATCGAAATCGAAGCCTGA
- a CDS encoding chemotaxis protein CheW has protein sequence MNRTSNIIIFTLDELDCAIALEAVEQVVRMVEITPLPEAPALVQGIINVQGAVVPVVDLRQRFGMDQRPITLTDQLIIVRWAERVLALKIDSVREVCLCPEETLTSSDAIFPHLPFLDGVVTSADGLILIHDLDQLLSESDYQIIHGLREKEDV, from the coding sequence ATGAATAGAACCTCAAACATAATCATCTTTACTTTAGATGAACTGGACTGCGCTATTGCCCTTGAAGCCGTAGAACAAGTGGTCAGAATGGTTGAGATTACGCCTTTGCCGGAGGCTCCGGCCTTGGTCCAGGGCATCATCAATGTCCAGGGTGCCGTGGTTCCGGTTGTCGATCTGCGTCAGCGTTTCGGCATGGATCAACGCCCCATCACACTCACGGATCAATTAATTATTGTCCGTTGGGCGGAACGCGTCCTCGCTCTGAAAATCGACAGCGTCCGCGAGGTCTGCCTCTGTCCTGAAGAGACCCTGACGTCATCCGATGCCATTTTTCCTCATCTTCCGTTTCTGGACGGTGTCGTCACATCCGCTGACGGTTTGATCCTGATCCACGATCTTGATCAATTACTCTCTGAGAGTGATTACCAGATCATTCACGGGCTACGGGAAAAGGAGGATGTATGA
- a CDS encoding CheR family methyltransferase, which yields MTASFSPALLKKLSEQISQRMGMFFAESQWGVLERAFDQAADGLECRDGLECAQHFLAAPNSRKTLETMASYLTIGETYFWRDPKSFDVLEQKILPELLLRRADERTLRFWSVGCASGEEPYTLAIRLHHLKHRLKNWRISILASDINPQALEKARKAEYTDWSFRNTPPWFKQQYFTQQAKGRYALKPTIRDMVQFEYLNLMENPVPARSPVTGAMDVILCRNVLMYFPAQVARKAVERLHDNLNEGGWLLVSPCELSIPSLSGFSTVTYPEATVYQKRHSSDSLQQRPLAPATTETALLQTGPSVTPARLFPWQQESQLPSHRQKETASACQAVMEQCRRYADQGNLSEALRFADQAIDHDKLNAGLHYLRAMILQEQGAVEQAEQALRRTVYIDRKMVLAHFSLGNLCLHQGKNRQAQRHFNHALALLEQYSPDEVLPEAEGMSANRLKTIIRAMNADAHKESRRV from the coding sequence ATGACAGCGTCTTTCTCTCCCGCTCTGCTCAAAAAACTCAGTGAACAAATTTCTCAGCGCATGGGCATGTTTTTCGCTGAGTCACAATGGGGAGTGCTGGAACGCGCATTTGACCAGGCTGCGGATGGGTTGGAATGCCGCGATGGTCTGGAATGCGCTCAACACTTTCTTGCCGCCCCCAATTCCAGAAAAACGCTCGAAACCATGGCCTCCTACCTGACCATTGGCGAGACCTATTTCTGGCGCGACCCTAAAAGCTTTGATGTTCTGGAGCAAAAGATCCTTCCAGAACTCCTGCTTCGGCGCGCCGACGAAAGAACTCTGCGGTTTTGGAGCGTCGGCTGTGCCAGCGGAGAAGAGCCCTATACGTTGGCGATCCGACTCCATCACCTGAAACACCGTCTGAAAAATTGGCGAATCTCCATCCTGGCCAGCGACATTAATCCTCAGGCGTTGGAGAAAGCGCGAAAGGCCGAGTACACCGACTGGTCGTTTCGCAATACGCCCCCCTGGTTCAAACAACAGTATTTCACCCAACAGGCCAAAGGCCGCTACGCCCTCAAACCGACCATCCGCGACATGGTGCAATTTGAGTATCTCAACCTGATGGAAAACCCCGTTCCGGCACGTTCTCCGGTCACGGGCGCCATGGATGTCATTTTGTGCCGCAATGTTCTGATGTATTTCCCTGCCCAGGTGGCTCGCAAAGCCGTGGAACGGCTGCATGACAATCTGAATGAGGGGGGCTGGCTACTGGTCAGTCCATGTGAATTATCCATCCCCTCGTTGTCCGGGTTTTCAACGGTAACGTACCCGGAAGCCACGGTTTATCAGAAGCGGCATTCGTCCGATTCGCTGCAGCAACGACCTCTTGCACCGGCAACAACGGAGACCGCCCTCCTCCAGACAGGGCCTTCGGTCACCCCCGCCCGCCTTTTCCCTTGGCAACAGGAATCCCAGCTGCCATCGCACCGGCAAAAGGAAACAGCCTCCGCTTGCCAAGCGGTCATGGAACAGTGTCGGCGTTATGCCGATCAAGGGAACCTGAGCGAAGCATTACGTTTTGCCGACCAGGCGATCGACCACGATAAGCTGAATGCGGGCCTGCATTATCTCCGCGCCATGATCCTCCAGGAACAGGGTGCTGTTGAACAAGCGGAGCAAGCCTTGCGCCGGACCGTTTACATCGATCGGAAGATGGTGCTGGCCCATTTTTCTCTGGGCAATCTTTGTCTCCATCAAGGGAAAAACCGCCAGGCACAGCGCCATTTCAACCACGCCCTGGCACTGCTGGAACAGTATTCACCGGATGAGGTATTGCCGGAAGCGGAAGGCATGTCGGCCAACAGACTCAAAACAATTATCCGCGCCATGAACGCAGACGCCCACAAGGAGAGTCGCCGTGTATGA
- a CDS encoding chemotaxis protein CheW has protein sequence MYDPSIMNDAECRRILRRRAQKLAETPQKKTTDEECLEVVEFLLGDEHYAIESRWIGEVYPLREFTPIPGTPPFVFGLMNLRGRILSIIDLRTFFDLPDKGLSDLNKVIVLSHDNMEFGILADAVLAAHQLPINRILPTLPTLTEIRAEYLKGVTKENLVVLEGRKLLADRTLRVHENV, from the coding sequence GTGTATGATCCGTCCATAATGAACGATGCGGAATGCCGACGCATTTTACGCCGTCGCGCCCAAAAACTTGCCGAAACGCCGCAAAAAAAGACGACCGACGAAGAATGCCTTGAAGTTGTGGAGTTCCTTCTCGGTGATGAGCATTACGCCATTGAATCCCGCTGGATCGGGGAGGTTTATCCGCTCAGGGAATTTACCCCGATTCCCGGGACACCGCCTTTTGTGTTCGGCCTGATGAATCTGCGCGGCAGGATTTTGTCCATCATTGATCTGCGGACGTTTTTTGATTTGCCGGACAAAGGGCTGTCCGATCTCAATAAAGTCATTGTGCTGAGCCATGACAACATGGAGTTCGGCATCCTCGCCGATGCGGTGCTCGCCGCCCATCAACTGCCGATCAACAGGATACTGCCGACATTGCCGACATTGACTGAAATTCGCGCAGAGTACCTCAAGGGCGTAACCAAAGAGAATCTGGTTGTACTAGAAGGAAGAAAACTCCTTGCAGATCGCACACTGCGTGTCCATGAGAACGTTTAG
- a CDS encoding methyl-accepting chemotaxis protein: MNWFQNISTRAKILAGFGLMLVIMVVTIAMAYRSLSLASDSQQGLFDDDFLPALNLVELKADTNRSRAQMLEIMMSNDPSQQQKIKQQILQRTALINKIMKGIATSRDHSPLFEEKFQQLTNIRNAYLELRDKQLNLIGSGQTAAAIQWGIGEQQQRFNHIRDLILELGKMKSDQALERLQRSRHEAHAALMLFIAAGFIAIVVTLAMTLILNRVIADPLKEITVIAERVAGGDTSVGAPDSTRRDEVGILIQSFRRLVESIGDYAVATRRIASGDLSTEVQPQSEQDVMGNALADMVKSLSGMTREIIDGISVLAASSGEIMASASQVTSSAAETAAAVSQTTATVEEVKQTAQVSNQKARGVSEAAQKAVQAGQNGRNAVNESISGMNHIQEQVESIAESIVSLSEQSQTIGEIIATVNDLAEQSNLLAVNASIEAAKAGEHGKGFAVVAQEVKSLAEQSKEATAQVRAILNDIQKATNAAVMATEQGSKAVETGVHQSQQAGEAIRQLAESIDLAAQAAMQIAASSQQQLTGMDQMTLAMENIKQASEQNTAGMRQVETTSQGLHDLGQKLKDLVAQYQV, translated from the coding sequence ATGAACTGGTTTCAAAACATTTCCACACGGGCCAAAATCCTCGCCGGATTCGGCCTGATGCTCGTCATCATGGTCGTGACAATTGCCATGGCCTATCGCTCGTTGAGCCTGGCTTCTGATTCGCAGCAGGGTTTGTTTGATGATGATTTCCTTCCCGCGCTCAACCTGGTGGAACTCAAAGCCGACACCAACCGATCCCGAGCGCAAATGCTGGAAATCATGATGAGCAACGATCCATCGCAGCAGCAGAAGATTAAGCAACAGATTCTCCAGCGAACAGCTCTGATCAACAAAATCATGAAGGGCATTGCCACCAGTCGCGATCACAGTCCGCTGTTCGAGGAAAAATTTCAGCAGTTGACCAACATCCGTAATGCGTATCTGGAACTGCGGGACAAGCAACTGAACCTGATCGGCAGCGGTCAAACCGCAGCAGCCATCCAATGGGGCATCGGCGAACAGCAGCAACGCTTCAATCATATCCGCGACCTGATTCTGGAGTTAGGGAAAATGAAAAGTGATCAGGCTCTGGAACGCCTGCAACGATCTCGCCATGAAGCGCATGCCGCGCTGATGTTATTTATTGCCGCGGGGTTCATTGCCATCGTTGTCACCCTGGCCATGACATTGATTCTCAACCGGGTCATTGCCGACCCCCTCAAAGAGATTACCGTCATTGCCGAGCGTGTTGCCGGCGGCGACACCAGCGTGGGAGCGCCCGACAGTACACGCCGGGATGAAGTCGGCATCCTCATTCAAAGTTTTCGCCGTCTGGTGGAAAGCATCGGCGACTATGCCGTGGCCACGAGACGCATCGCGTCGGGAGATCTGTCGACGGAAGTCCAACCGCAATCCGAACAGGATGTCATGGGCAATGCCCTGGCCGACATGGTCAAAAGTCTGAGCGGAATGACCCGGGAGATCATCGACGGTATCAGCGTCCTCGCCGCATCCTCCGGCGAAATCATGGCCTCGGCCAGCCAGGTGACCTCCAGCGCCGCGGAAACCGCGGCAGCGGTCAGCCAGACCACCGCAACCGTGGAAGAAGTTAAACAGACCGCGCAGGTCTCCAACCAAAAAGCACGCGGCGTCTCCGAAGCCGCGCAAAAAGCGGTTCAGGCCGGCCAGAACGGGCGCAATGCCGTCAACGAATCCATTAGCGGCATGAACCACATTCAGGAGCAGGTCGAGTCCATTGCCGAAAGCATCGTCAGTCTGTCGGAACAAAGCCAGACCATTGGTGAAATCATCGCCACGGTCAACGACCTGGCGGAGCAGTCGAATCTGTTGGCGGTCAACGCCTCCATTGAAGCGGCCAAAGCCGGGGAACACGGCAAGGGATTCGCTGTTGTCGCCCAGGAAGTCAAAAGCCTGGCGGAGCAATCCAAGGAAGCGACGGCACAGGTGCGGGCGATTCTCAATGACATCCAGAAAGCCACCAATGCCGCGGTCATGGCCACGGAGCAGGGCAGCAAAGCCGTGGAAACCGGGGTACATCAATCGCAGCAAGCCGGAGAAGCCATCCGCCAACTTGCCGAAAGCATTGATCTGGCTGCCCAGGCCGCCATGCAGATTGCCGCCTCCAGTCAGCAGCAATTGACCGGCATGGATCAGATGACGCTGGCCATGGAAAATATCAAGCAAGCCAGTGAGCAGAACACAGCCGGCATGCGCCAGGTGGAGACAACCTCCCAGGGGTTGCATGATCTGGGTCAAAAGCTCAAGGACCTTGTCGCGCAATATCAGGTTTGA
- a CDS encoding response regulator: MSENDLEFRQRLFAIFQTEAQEHTQNICNGLLQLEQDQFAPKMPLVETIFRETHSLKGAARAISLPQLESLCQALENIFSAWKNDLLAPSADLFDLLQKTLDALNHLLLTTNPENPQENRASSRPLIAQLEKALDAHRKETPEPEQKSESQPDPQPPQQQEPEPSPAPPQPASLSLSSPPESPPLSTVVPTETVRVSTNKLSSLLLQSEEMLSVKLAANQRVLERRKAGAAFNDWKKEWTRTLPLIHEMRAALRRCRETQGGAAQPSDQEQSLERLMTFFDWNEHFVNTLKERHIQEKKALEQDSRILAHMVNSLLDDMKQVLMFPFSSLLELLPKVVRDLSRSTGKKVDVQLSGGEIEIDRRILDEMKDPLVHLIRNCIDHGIETPAERLRKNKSETGAIVVTVTPRDNKVELVIADDGSGLSLEALRSSLRRQGKMSAEEIDAMTDTALESSVFQSGISTSPIITEISGRGLGLAIVREKVENLGGSIKIFSRQDQGTRFLIILPLTVATFRGILLRSAGREFIVPTIYVERVLRLAPHDIGSAENRETITLNGQPVSLVRLSAILGITSQQITPEDTPHVQALVLGVADTQIAFAVDEIQSEQEVLFKSLGPQLTRVRNISGATVLGSGRVTPILNVPDLFKSAVKHAAKSRLAVSSPSTDESSVTPKVLIAEDSITTRTLLKNILQASGFNVTTAVDGQDALTKLRNSPFDILVSDVEMPRLNGFELTARVRRERELADLPVVLVTALAAQEDRERGIDVGANAYIVKSSFDQSDLLDVMARLL; the protein is encoded by the coding sequence ATGAGCGAGAACGATCTTGAATTTCGTCAACGCCTTTTCGCGATTTTCCAAACCGAGGCGCAAGAGCATACGCAGAACATCTGCAACGGCCTCTTGCAACTGGAACAGGACCAGTTCGCGCCTAAAATGCCTCTGGTTGAAACCATCTTTCGCGAAACACACAGCCTGAAAGGTGCGGCACGGGCCATCAGCCTGCCCCAGCTCGAATCGCTTTGCCAGGCGCTGGAAAACATCTTTTCCGCATGGAAAAACGACCTGTTGGCGCCTTCTGCCGACCTCTTTGACCTGCTGCAGAAGACACTGGACGCCTTAAACCATCTGCTGCTCACCACCAACCCGGAGAATCCGCAGGAAAACAGGGCCTCTTCGCGCCCCCTGATTGCTCAGCTTGAAAAAGCGCTGGACGCTCACCGCAAAGAGACGCCGGAGCCGGAGCAAAAGTCAGAGTCGCAGCCAGATCCGCAGCCACCACAGCAGCAGGAGCCGGAACCGTCCCCCGCCCCGCCCCAGCCCGCATCGCTTTCCCTGTCCTCCCCTCCGGAGTCACCCCCACTATCGACTGTAGTGCCGACGGAAACGGTGCGCGTGTCGACGAACAAACTCTCCTCTCTGTTGCTGCAATCGGAGGAGATGCTTTCCGTCAAGCTGGCCGCCAACCAGCGGGTTCTGGAACGGCGTAAGGCGGGTGCGGCATTCAACGACTGGAAAAAAGAATGGACCCGGACTTTGCCGCTGATTCACGAAATGCGCGCGGCACTGCGCCGTTGCCGGGAAACACAGGGCGGCGCGGCACAACCCAGCGACCAGGAACAGAGTCTCGAGAGACTGATGACCTTTTTTGACTGGAATGAGCACTTTGTCAACACGCTCAAAGAACGTCACATTCAGGAAAAAAAAGCTCTGGAGCAGGACAGCCGCATTTTGGCACATATGGTCAATAGCCTGCTGGACGATATGAAGCAGGTTTTGATGTTCCCGTTCTCCTCGTTGCTGGAACTGTTGCCCAAAGTGGTTCGTGACCTGTCGCGCAGCACCGGGAAAAAGGTCGATGTGCAGTTAAGTGGCGGTGAGATCGAAATCGACCGACGCATCCTTGATGAGATGAAAGATCCGCTGGTGCATCTGATCAGAAACTGTATTGATCACGGCATTGAAACACCTGCCGAACGATTGCGCAAAAACAAATCTGAAACCGGGGCCATCGTCGTAACGGTCACACCGAGAGACAACAAGGTGGAACTGGTGATCGCGGATGACGGCAGCGGCCTGTCACTGGAAGCCCTGCGGTCGTCCCTGCGCCGCCAGGGCAAGATGTCTGCTGAAGAAATTGACGCCATGACGGACACGGCGTTGGAGAGTTCGGTGTTTCAGTCCGGAATCTCCACCAGCCCGATCATTACGGAGATTTCAGGACGCGGTCTCGGCCTGGCAATTGTCCGGGAAAAAGTGGAAAACCTGGGCGGCAGTATCAAGATCTTCTCCCGACAGGACCAGGGGACACGCTTCCTCATCATACTCCCGCTGACCGTCGCCACCTTCCGCGGCATTTTGCTGCGTAGCGCGGGACGTGAATTTATCGTGCCGACCATTTATGTGGAACGGGTGTTACGTCTGGCCCCCCACGACATCGGCAGTGCCGAGAACCGCGAGACCATCACGTTGAACGGTCAGCCGGTATCTCTGGTTCGACTGAGTGCGATCCTCGGCATCACCTCGCAGCAGATTACTCCGGAGGACACTCCCCATGTACAGGCTCTCGTTCTGGGTGTCGCGGATACCCAGATCGCCTTTGCCGTTGATGAAATCCAGTCGGAACAGGAAGTGCTGTTCAAAAGCCTGGGGCCTCAGTTGACCCGGGTGCGGAATATTTCCGGAGCAACGGTGCTCGGTTCAGGGCGGGTCACACCGATTCTGAATGTGCCCGATCTGTTCAAAAGCGCTGTTAAACATGCGGCAAAATCACGCCTGGCGGTGTCCAGCCCATCGACGGATGAGTCCTCTGTGACACCAAAGGTTCTGATTGCCGAAGACTCGATCACCACCCGTACTCTGCTGAAAAACATTTTACAAGCCTCCGGATTCAACGTGACGACGGCGGTTGACGGTCAGGACGCGTTAACCAAACTGCGTAACAGCCCTTTCGATATTCTGGTTTCCGATGTCGAGATGCCGCGTCTCAACGGCTTTGAACTGACCGCCAGAGTACGCCGGGAAAGGGAGCTGGCGGATCTGCCCGTGGTTCTGGTGACGGCTCTTGCGGCGCAGGAAGACCGGGAACGGGGCATTGATGTCGGCGCCAACGCCTATATCGTCAAGAGCAGCTTCGACCAGAGCGACCTGCTTGACGTCATGGCACGCTTGTTATGA
- the cheB gene encoding chemotaxis-specific protein-glutamate methyltransferase CheB, producing the protein MIRTLIVEDSPVEQELLAHILTADGTIEVVGIVANGEDALKAAASLRPDVITMDIHMPRMDGYETTRQIMETHPVPIVIVSGSYVANDMDRAFRAMEAGALAIVEKPWGPGHPDYNEASKTLIRTVKAMSEVKLVRRWHKIPPLASMPPYPALSESAVQEIKLVAIGASTGGPAAFHEILAALPEDFDLPIVAVQHMACGFLKGFVRWLAKSTGRPIDIARDGETLTAGHVYFAPDDRHLLVDRELTVHLCDSPAENGVRPSVSVLFRSVAQTLGAHAAAVLLTGMGCDGAKELKQLQQQGAVTLIQDRETAVVYGMPGEALNLNAADHVLPPQKIAAFLHGLASHHAKRYCGHTTGRPS; encoded by the coding sequence ATGATCCGAACCCTGATCGTCGAAGACTCGCCTGTCGAGCAGGAGCTGTTGGCGCACATCCTGACGGCGGACGGTACCATTGAGGTCGTCGGCATTGTTGCCAATGGGGAGGACGCCCTGAAAGCAGCGGCGTCGTTACGTCCGGACGTCATCACCATGGATATTCACATGCCCAGAATGGACGGCTATGAAACCACACGCCAGATCATGGAAACCCATCCGGTTCCGATTGTCATCGTCAGCGGCAGCTACGTGGCCAACGACATGGACAGGGCTTTTCGCGCCATGGAAGCCGGTGCGCTGGCCATCGTTGAAAAGCCCTGGGGGCCGGGGCATCCGGATTACAATGAGGCGTCCAAAACCCTGATTCGCACGGTCAAGGCCATGAGCGAGGTCAAGCTGGTGCGGCGGTGGCACAAAATCCCGCCGTTGGCGTCAATGCCACCGTATCCCGCCTTGAGCGAGAGTGCCGTCCAAGAGATCAAACTGGTCGCCATCGGCGCCTCCACCGGTGGGCCGGCCGCGTTCCATGAAATTCTTGCCGCATTGCCCGAGGATTTCGACCTGCCGATCGTGGCGGTTCAGCATATGGCCTGTGGCTTCCTCAAGGGCTTTGTGCGCTGGCTGGCAAAGAGCACCGGGCGTCCGATCGACATCGCCAGGGACGGAGAAACCCTGACAGCCGGACACGTCTATTTTGCTCCGGATGATCGACATCTGTTGGTTGACAGGGAGTTAACTGTTCATCTTTGCGACAGTCCGGCGGAAAACGGCGTACGCCCTTCCGTATCGGTCCTGTTTCGCTCCGTCGCCCAAACCCTTGGCGCCCATGCCGCGGCGGTCCTTCTCACCGGCATGGGCTGTGATGGCGCCAAAGAGTTAAAACAATTGCAGCAACAGGGTGCCGTCACCCTGATCCAGGACCGGGAAACGGCCGTCGTCTACGGCATGCCGGGTGAAGCGCTCAATCTCAACGCCGCGGACCATGTACTGCCGCCGCAAAAGATCGCCGCTTTTCTTCACGGCCTGGCCAGTCACCACGCAAAGAGATACTGCGGACACACGACAGGGAGACCATCATGA